A window from bacterium encodes these proteins:
- a CDS encoding DUF1343 domain-containing protein, which yields MLTGLDVLAQQQFKPLYGKRVGLVINHTAVDRNGRSIVELLGACPLVRVAALFSPEHGLSGRREGGEIIPSQVDSITGAPIYSLYGETNKPTMEMLRGLDVLVFDMQDVGARFYTYISTLFLAMEAAAESRVDFMVLDRPNPIGGAIVEGPVLKKAFLSFVGIQPIALRHGMTIGELARLFNGEKWLSGGLRLNLTVVPLKGWQRDMFYAETGLPWINPSPNISSTHAEIMYPGTCLLEATSLSEGRGTEAPFEQFGAPWLDSEALIESLQVDSAVVRLCRSDFTPVSIPGVAMNPKHLHRRCQGVKVQVRQPHAFYSVAFGLRVLSAVRSLHADSLQFSASGMNRLAGDDAVLLGLRAGRSSEQILESGRGELRKFLRMRKKYLLY from the coding sequence GTGTTGACAGGTCTTGATGTGCTGGCACAGCAGCAATTCAAACCGTTGTATGGAAAACGCGTAGGGCTGGTGATCAACCATACGGCTGTGGATCGTAACGGCCGGTCTATCGTCGAGCTGCTGGGAGCCTGTCCGCTGGTCCGGGTGGCGGCGTTGTTCAGTCCGGAACACGGGCTGTCCGGCCGCCGCGAGGGTGGAGAAATTATCCCCTCACAGGTCGATTCGATCACCGGCGCGCCCATTTACAGCCTATACGGAGAGACCAACAAACCGACGATGGAGATGCTGCGCGGCCTTGATGTGTTGGTCTTTGACATGCAGGATGTGGGCGCCCGATTTTATACCTACATCAGCACGCTGTTTCTTGCCATGGAGGCGGCTGCAGAATCGCGCGTAGATTTTATGGTGCTGGATCGGCCCAATCCCATCGGCGGCGCGATTGTCGAGGGACCGGTGTTGAAAAAAGCCTTCCTCTCTTTTGTCGGTATTCAGCCGATCGCCCTTCGCCATGGAATGACCATCGGCGAGCTGGCACGTCTGTTCAACGGAGAAAAGTGGCTCAGCGGAGGGTTGCGGCTCAACCTCACGGTGGTGCCGTTGAAAGGCTGGCAGCGCGATATGTTTTACGCTGAAACCGGCCTGCCGTGGATCAACCCCTCGCCGAACATTTCTTCAACGCATGCCGAGATAATGTATCCAGGCACCTGTCTGTTGGAAGCGACCAGCCTTTCAGAAGGCCGGGGAACGGAAGCGCCATTTGAGCAGTTCGGCGCTCCCTGGCTCGACAGCGAGGCGCTCATAGAATCACTGCAGGTGGATTCGGCTGTCGTCCGCCTTTGCCGCAGCGACTTTACCCCTGTGTCTATTCCCGGCGTGGCCATGAACCCCAAACATTTGCACCGCCGCTGCCAGGGCGTCAAGGTGCAGGTGCGCCAGCCGCACGCCTTTTATTCTGTGGCGTTCGGCTTGAGGGTGCTCAGCGCGGTCCGCAGCCTGCATGCGGACTCACTGCAGTTTTCCGCTAGCGGCATGAACCGGCTTGCCGGCGACGACGCGGTGCTGCTGGGACTGCGTGCAGGGCGTTCAAGCGAGCAGATCCTTGAATCCGGACGCGGCGAGTTGCGGAAATTTCTGCGCATGCGGAAAAAATACCTACTGTACTGA